CTTGTCtcgttttttttgtttgtttcttttctttttttcagtttctattttttcttttttattctttttcgtTGTTTTTTTCGTTTGCGTTCCTTTGCTTTTGTTTTTTGCTCTTTGTTTTTTCTTggctgtgttttttttttcttttttctttttttcggggttttctggtttttttttttttttttgtttttttttcttcgtttttgtgttttttttctttttctttcttgctttggttttgtcgccttttttgttttttgctttttgtttggttttttggtttccttggtttttttttttttttgtttttttggcatGTGTCGGATcggagatttttatttttaatacattaaaactatcagatataataaagattccaaaattaaaattgttggtgcaaataataagaagttgggatGAAATTGATCAacagccaattttaaaattaaacttcttataaagaaaattaatatgcaaggatttattgtccaTGGATTATGTGTTGATATagtaatgggaaatgatgaaattggaaagaagaaagtaagatagatttgaagaaaaaatggtaactttggaagggcaagataattaaatttatgcaggaAAGATGAGGTGGGAAGAAGGAATAGAGTTGATagaatatattaaaagaaaatatgatgtttatgaagaagaaagtatttttatgataggggaaatgtcccaaaagaatgtaaagaataattatttgtagtgaatatttaaggaatggaaaatTCTTAAGCAGATTGGATGCCTACGATGTGGAGTGCGTAAATTgtgaagcaaggaataatgagtacataatgaagaataattttatttgtaaagaagaagatgtgataaaagttaattgccctgaagaatataaatcaatagtccgtttccatattgcagcaacacatgGAACTTGTCCAATAAACTTGTCTATATAatatagaattgcacaaaattagtATCCATagataaaagttaaagaagaaaaagatttttaaaacaaatcatacccaataccagtATATTCAGAGAGAaggtaaacagaacgattaataatatgttagaagatggaatcattgagaggCAGACACACGTTATTAATTCCTATaatagtagtacgtaaaagatcaggtgaaatcaggttgttTGGATGCCAAggatattaacaagattactgaaaagcaatttgaagcaccatgGAGTATAGATGGAAATATTAGGAAGATTACAGGAATGTCCATTTTTCACATAATCGATTTCAGCATAGCTTTGGTTAatactctagaaagaaaaagtagacagtatacaggatttcagatagatggagtagtatatcaattcaaagtagtaccatttggacttcaatcatcttgcagtgctctatgtagatgtcttcatgatattttggatcaatatgaacatttgtaattcactacattgatgatatattaatttttctaaaacggctgaagatcatgagaaacacctaaaaattataataaacaaattagacaaagttggactaaaaataaatcaagaaaaatgtacagttttttcaaaagaagtaatatactaagttataaacttaatactaaggaatcgaaatggatccacaACGGACACAAGTCagtcaggaatataaaacaccacacaatttaagaactttaagaggcttattggaataattaattattataaaaggatgataccagatctaagtataaaagaaattccattacttgaactactaaaaaaaggtgtaaaatggagatgggatcagagaagagaactagcattccaagaaatcaaaaacatttttctgtcaaatttgaaaatatattatcCTGACTACAATAGCCATTCATAttagaacagatgcatcaatagagagattatcagggtattattacaaatatatgatggggtcgaatacccaatacaattcatttcaagattacaaagccacatgaaaagggttactcagtttcagaattagaactagcaagtataatacactgtgtcataaattaagattttattgttGGGTAacgaatttactatagaaacagatcaccaagctttaacgtctatattaaataacaaatatggaaacagtagaaatACCTCGGGTGAGTCtatatattgagtgaatactcctttgaaatcaaatacattttctggaaaatccaatatagtggcagatgctttatcaaggttagaaaatacaccacaaaaagggcagcgaacaataaaaattggattaaatcaattagtagaaaagtactggattatattctaagaagaaattataagagatcagatcaatttgagtgaaaaacaaaaagtccttaagaaagatggagtttattataaaattaataaatggcatagaagtatatgtaataactagaactttagcaagaaaatattgaaaaatttacataacaattata
The window above is part of the Diabrotica undecimpunctata isolate CICGRU unplaced genomic scaffold, icDiaUnde3 ctg00001355.1, whole genome shotgun sequence genome. Proteins encoded here:
- the LOC140431565 gene encoding uncharacterized protein codes for the protein KPRKKEKRKKKHSQEKTKSKKQKQRNKKKKKIKKSQNNSKKKKKKK